One part of the Dioscorea cayenensis subsp. rotundata cultivar TDr96_F1 chromosome 2, TDr96_F1_v2_PseudoChromosome.rev07_lg8_w22 25.fasta, whole genome shotgun sequence genome encodes these proteins:
- the LOC120270390 gene encoding protein STRICTOSIDINE SYNTHASE-LIKE 5-like, with protein sequence MANFHWYLLLLLLIIPILISSFIYQLDTFDAAPLPNDHDYFSETISVPKRHNHVLSVSERVGEGLLFGPEDLAYDADRGLLFTGCDDGWIKTVNLRDDDDDYLKVENWTFVGGRPLGLALAKDGSLVVAEPYQGLLLIRERGKVELLTESAEGLRFGLTDGVDVTLDGKIYFTDASYKYPLKDYMLDVMEARPHGRLLSYDPKTNQTLVLALDLYFANGLALSPDEHAIVFCETLLRQCKKYHIKDEKKGTIELFIQNLPGFPDNIRYDREGHYWIGLTAGKTRLWDLIFKYPFIRKLLVALEKYNVKIPNGMVNGGVLSVDLDGRPVSLYSDKGLYHVTGGLKVGKYLYQGSLTKPYLNRIDLNKHAAQAKYE encoded by the exons ATGGCCAATTTCCACTGGTATCTCCTTCTACTCCTTCTCATCATCCCCATACTCATCTCTTCCTTCATCTATCAGCTTGACACCTTTGACGCAGCTCCACTTCCAAACGATCATGACTACTTCTCGGAGACCATATCAGTGCCCAAGAGACACAACCACGTTCTTTCTGTGAGCGAGCGTGTAGGGGAGGGGCTTCTTTTTGGTCCCGAGGACTTAGCGTATGATGCTGACAGGGGCCTGCTTTTTACTGGTTGTGACGATGGATGGATAAAAACAGTGAATCTccgagatgatgatgatgattatttgaAGGTTGAGAACTGGACTTTCGTCGGTGGCCGGCCTCTTGGGCTCGCCTTGGCAAAGGATGGAAGTCTTGTTGTTGCCGAGCCTTATCAG gggCTTCTTTTGATTAGAGAGAGGGGCAAGGTAGAGCTTTTAACAGAGTCGGCTGAGGGATTGAGATTTGGATTAACTGACGGCGTAGATGTGACGTTAGATGGCAAGATCTACTTCACTGACGCGTCCTATAAATATCCGCTCAAGGATTATATGCTGGACGTGATGGAGGCGAGGCCGCACGGACGACTCTTGAGTTATGATCCGAAGACAAATCAGACGCTGGTTCTTGCCCTAGACCTCTACTTCGCCAATGGTCTTGCACTCTCTCCTGATGAACATGCCATTGTTTTCTGTGAGACATTGTT GAGGCAATGCAAAAAATATCACATCAAGGATGAGAAAAAGGGAACCATTGAGCTTTTCATCCAAAATTTGCCTGGGTTCCCTGACAATATACGTTATGATAGGGAAGGCCACTATTGGATTGGCCTTACAGCG GGGAAGACTCGTTTATGGGATCTAATATTTAAGTATCCATTTATAAGGAAATTATTGGTTGCTCTAGAGAAGTATAATGTGAAAATTCCAAATGGAATGGTGAATGGTGGTGTGTTGAGTGTGGATTTGGATGGGCGACCAGTTTCTTTATATTCAGATAAGGGCTTGTACCATGTCACAGGCGGACTCAAAGTTGGCAAGTATCTCTACCAAGGATCACTTACAAAGCCTTATCTCAATCGCATTGATCTCAATAAACATGCAGCACAGGCCAAGTATGAATGA